The Parashewanella tropica genome window below encodes:
- the yhbY gene encoding ribosome assembly RNA-binding protein YhbY — protein MNLTTKQKQHLKGLAHDLKPVVLLGANGLTEGVLAEIDNALEHHELIKVKVPSTDREMKAAVIDAIVRETNAVKLQQIGHIVVLFRQSEEMKIAIPKAR, from the coding sequence ATGAACTTAACTACCAAGCAAAAACAGCACCTTAAAGGTTTAGCTCACGATTTAAAACCTGTGGTACTTCTAGGAGCTAACGGTTTAACGGAAGGTGTTTTAGCCGAGATCGACAATGCACTTGAGCACCATGAATTGATCAAGGTTAAAGTGCCATCAACAGACCGTGAAATGAAAGCGGCTGTGATTGATGCCATTGTTCGTGAAACGAATGCTGTAAAACTTCAGCAAATTGGTCACATCGTAGTGCTTTTCCGTCAATCGGAAGAAATGAAAATCGCAATTCCGAAAGCGC